A single genomic interval of Daucus carota subsp. sativus chromosome 1, DH1 v3.0, whole genome shotgun sequence harbors:
- the LOC135150844 gene encoding uncharacterized protein LOC135150844, with the protein MMRRFSKLLLLPASTKGDVVGVPPVCGGGGSGGGGGTVGGTVCGGGGSGGGGGTVGGVPAVCGGGGSGGGGGAVRGVLVVSAGGGGGSGSGCGGGGSGGGGDRFCDYVPPTLIEQVARLVVGSLTVAVSLDYYYDKVTSPETTEVVQKMIEKAVVEMKETVEASHQKTVACVSEMLAADKKEREELAASKTKKYWFW; encoded by the exons ATGATGAGAAGGTTCTCTAAATTGCTTCTACTCCCCGCGTCTACGAAAGGCGATGTTGTAGGTGTGCCTCCTGTTTGCGGCGGCGGAGGCAGCGGAGGCGGCGGAGGCACTGTTGGTGGTACTGTTTGCGGCGGCGGAGGCAGCGGAGGCGGTGGAGGAACTGTTGGTGGTGTCCCAGCTGTTTGCGGCGGCGGAGGCAGCGGAGGCGGCGGAGGCGCTGTTCGTGGTGTGCTTGTTGTTTCAGCCGGTGGGGGAGGTGGATCAGGTAGTGGTTGCGGCGGCGGAGGCAGCGGAGGCGGCGGAGACCGTTTTTGCGACTACGTGCCTCCG actCTCATTGAGCAAGTGGCAAGACTTGTGGTGGGCAGCCTCACCGTCGCGGTGAGTCTGGACTACTACTACGATAAGGTGACCAGTCCAGAGACCACAGAAGTAGTTCAAAAAATGATTGAAAAGGCAGTTGTG GAGATGAAAGAGACCGTGGAAGCCTCTCATCAGAAGACGGTAGCTTGTGTCTCAGAGATGCTAGCTGCTGACAAGAAAGAGAGGGAGGAGTTGGCAGCTtccaaaaccaaaaaatattGGTTTTGGTAG
- the LOC108198366 gene encoding uncharacterized protein LOC108198366 isoform X2, translated as MTAAPCEGDTDSDLIKLIHFTNNDCTFGLTTSDRGGHKQFEIASKSTKPITGPKNKKRKFNDHEVTKSNVGETITEEIVDHKISMKLNPSLFCEMIQDLTIPQKEWVKNSGFGSILNFKLQDYPRYLGYSIAKQFDPEKCSIVVGDKTLEITEDDVHRVLGLPMGETKIAFVSSKSLSKEWRKQFGDQKKSFRVAVKDVICAMKESGCVDIHFKKNFISVMICFLIQAPTNSYIRQKLLGFCCELDKCSNYNWCELVVRCLKKCPKFWLKNTDT; from the exons ATGACTGCTGCACCATGTGAAGGAGATACTGATTCAGATTTGATCAAACTGATACATTTCACAAACAATGACT GCACCTTTGGTTTAACAACTAGTGACCGTGGAGGACATAAGCAGTTTGAGATAGCTTCAAAATCCACTAAACCGATAACT GGTCCTAAGaataaaaaaagaaagtttAATGATCATGAGGTTACTAAATCTAATGTTGGGGAAACGATAACTGAGGAAATCGTAGACCACAAGATTTCCATGAAATTAAATCCTTCGCTGTTCTGTGAAATGATCCAGGACTTAACCATTCCACAAAAAGAATGGGTTAAAAATTCTGGTTTTGGTagcattttaaatttcaaacttcAAGACTATCCAAGGTATCTTGGATATAGTATAGCGAAACAATTTGATCCTGAGAAATGTTCTATAGTGGTTGGTGATAAGACTTTAGAAATAACAGAGGACGATGTTCATCGTGTTCTTGGACTGCCAATGGGCGAGACCAAAATAGCTTTTGTTAGTAGCAAATCTTTGTCAAAGGAATGGAGAAAGCAATTTGGTGATCAGAAAAAATCTTTCAGGGTAGCCGTGAAAGATGTCATCTGTGCAATGAAGGAATCTGGATGTGTAGACATACATTTCAAAAAGAACTTTATTTCCGTTATGATTTGTTTTCTAATCCAAGCACCAACAAACTCTTACATTCGTCAGAAATTGCTAGGATTCTGTTGTGAATTGGATAAATGTTCAAATTATAACTGGTGTGAATTAGTTGTTCGCTGTTTGAAGAAGTGCCCAAAATTTTGGCTGAAGAACACAGATACGTGA
- the LOC108198366 gene encoding uncharacterized protein LOC108198366 isoform X4 has translation MIQKGYITDGVVQKPNINYIELQICRIKGTEVLTGQPELQDLPKMENTKTCSYGATTLGPSENVTGLDFDWNTLPKDSHNGKEWKNSILNNHQTNLGTNADDTTHTQIPFGINLESGQKNDAQKRKSSAVGKEKEETSKLGEDKTKLFHQYTSDDKGKMIMNKHSLLESLFDSYHCIQQTLMSHIMSAKAEDEKDEVVDDLRYAFIELNNDANDIMLK, from the exons atgatccagaaaggTTACATAACTGATGGTGTGGTTCAGAAGccaaacataaattatatagAACTGCAAATTTGTAGGATAAAG GGTACTGAAGTCTTAACTGGACAACCAGAACTTCAGGATCTTCCTAAGATGGAAAACACAAAGACA TGCAGTTATGGAGCAACAACGTTGGGACCGTCAGAAAATGTAACTGGATTGGATTTCGATTGGAATACGCTTCCAAAG GATTCACATAATGGAAAGGAATGGAAGAACTCTATACTGAACAATCACCAG ACAAATCTTGGAACTAATGCAGACGATACGACGCATACCCAAATACCATTTGGTATTAATTTGGAATCGGGACAAAAG AATGATGCGCAGAAAAGGAAAAGTTCTGCTGTTGGCAAAGAGAAG GAGGAAACCTCAAAGCTGGGGGAGGACAAAACAAAACTTTTTCACCAGTACACCTCCGATGACAAGGGAAAGATGATTATG AATAAACATTCCCTCCTTGAATCTCTTTTTGATTCATACCATTGCATTCAACAAACTTTGATGTCTCATATCATGTCTGCAAAGGCTGAAGACGAAAAAGATGAGGTGGTTGATGATTTAAGATATGCTTTCATTGAACTGAATAACGATGCTAATGACATAATGTTGAAGTGA
- the LOC108220716 gene encoding protein FAR1-RELATED SEQUENCE 5-like — protein MENSDYSCSGVDSNSSLYGSCSLDENEFDLQELGKDWIPDCPQGVKPLLDQIFKNIEEGFDFYKEYGRLSGFDVRRSSEKSDKYGRTIRKYFVCSRSGRPDSKNEETENQRRIRTVSAKCECPAELVLGLHNSGGFYVKKFTEYHNHPFAGRGGMQFLRCSRSLTEFHKRFIVDAAKSNIGASRAHAILKSMIGSYEDIGATVVDFKNFSRDIKQYIGKHDADMIIQKFKDIQESSDTGFKFEYRTDSENHLTQLFWADGEGRKNYEVFGDVVSFDATYRTNRYGMVFIPLIGIDNHWKSVTFGAMLLEHEDNENYIWGCEAFKRVFGSSPKCIIMDQDLAMKTALKFSFPLVKHRLCMWHIMKKFPAKLGTVFCAESGFMDRINKFIWTEHLTPEEFEQGLLRTTSRSESSNFYFGHYVQKGDTLSEFYLCYQSAIEKQRNGFRKNTHYDDYTPNIVTGKKILKDAVSLYTRTMFYKVQEQIKAGGEDIVVEYMSTLNKTRVTTIQDPFNKAKSFEVSVDLDTHTVECSCKLFTRVGYLCSHAFFCLGICGIKSIPRQYVSNRWLKNAVERFSTLELGEICEAGSKTNSKRVKTQDCWFEFQGCLSDASGNPDILDYIKREICSIREHINSTLKKSKTRLNSEQIEEIIDSSAVEDITIQNPNKSTNKGSRKRILSGAEKSIACTKKSLRKCACCKEFAYHDSRTCPEKRQE, from the exons ATGGAGAATTCCGATTATTCTTGTTCTG GTGTTGACAGCAACAGTTCACTTTACGGTTCTTGTTCTCTCGACGAAAATGAGTTTGATTTGCAGGAGCTGGGTAAAGATTGGATTCCCGATTGTCCTCAAGGTGTCAAACCATTGCTagatcaaattttcaaaaatattgagGAAGGCTTTGATTTTTACAAAGAATATGGAAGATTATCTGGTTTTGATGTTCGACGTTCATCTGAGAAGTCTGATAAATATGGTAGGACTATCAGAAAATATTTTGTTTGCTCTAGGTCAGGAAGACCTGATAGTAAAAATGAAGAAACAGAAAACCAAAGACGAATAAGAACGGTATCAGCAAAGTGTGAATGTCCAGCTGAACTTGTTCTCGGTTTGCATAACTCTGGTGGATTTTATGTAAAGAAGTTCACGGAGTATCATAATCATCCTTTTGCAGGAAGAGGAGGAATGCAGTTTCTCAGATGTAGTagatctttgacagagtttcaCAAAAGGTTTATAGTTGATGCTGCAAAATCTAACATTGGTGCATCACGAGCGCACGCTATACTTAAATCTATGATTGGTTCGTATGAGGATATTGGAGCAACAGTCGTTGATTTCAAAAATTTCTCAAGAGACATTAAACAATATATAGGGAAGCATGATGCAGACATGATAATCCAAAAATTCAAGGATATCCAGGAATCCTCAGACACTGGATTCAAATTTGAGTATAGGACAGACTCAGAGAATCATCTCACACAATTATTTTGGGCAGATGGTGAAGGACGGAAGAATTATGAGGTATTTGGTGATGTTGTATCATTTGATGCAACATATCGAACAAACAG ATATGGAATGGTGTTTATTCCTCTCATAGGAATTGATAATCATTGGAAAAGCGTGACTTTTGGAGCCATGTTACTTGAGCATGAAGATAATGAAAACTATATATGGGGATGTGAAGCATTCAAAAGGGTTTTCGGTAGTAGTCCTAAATGTATAATAATGGATCAAGACCTTGCTATGAAAACCGCACTTAAGTTTAGTTTCCCTCTTGTTAAGCATCGCCTTTGTATGTGGCACATCATGAAGAAGTTCCCAGCAAAG TTGGGAACAGTTTTCTGTGCTGAGTCTGGTTTTATGGATAGAATCAACAAATTTATTTGGACAGAGCACCTGACACCAGAAGAGTTTGAGCAAG GTCTTCTGCGAACAACATCGAGATCAGAGAGTTCTAATTTCTATTTTGGACACTATGTTCAAAAGGGTGACACACTATCTGAGTTTTATTTATGTTACCAAAGTGCGATTGAAAAGCAGAGGAACGGCTTCAGGAAGAATACGCATTACGATGACTATACCCCCAACATAGTCACTGggaaaaaaattcttaaagatGCTGTAAGTTTATATACTAGAACCATGTTTTATAAAGTACAAGAGCAGATAAAAGCTGGGGGTGAAGATATTGTTGTTGAATATATGAGTACTTTGAATAAAACAAGAGTTACCACTATACAAGATCCATTCAACAAAGCAAAATCTTTCGAg GTTTCCGTTGATTTGGACACACACACTGTAGAGTGTTCTTGTAAGCTTTTCACAAGGGTAGGATATTTGTGTTCTCATGCATTTTTCTGTCTCGgtatatgtggtatcaaatctATACCAAGACAATATGTGTCCAATAGATGGTTGAAGAACGCAGTTGAACGCTTTAGTACACTAGAACTTGGAGAAATATGTGAAGCTGGTTCAAAAACTAATTCAAAGCGTGTTAAAACACAAGACTGTTGGTTTGAATTCCAAGGTTGTCTAAGTGATGCTTCTGGTAATCCTGATATTCTAGATTATATTAAGAGAGAAATCTGCAGTATTAGGGAACATATCAATAGCACGTTGAAGAAATCAAAGACAAGACTGAATTCAGAACAAATAGAAGAAATCATTGATTCGTCTGCTGTTGAAGACATCACAATACAGAATCCAAATAAGAGCACCAATAAGGGTAGTCGTAAGAGGATTTTATCTGGTGCAGAAAAATCTATTGCTTGTACAAAGAAATCATTGAGGAAATGCGCTTGTTGCAAGGAGTTTGCATATCATGACTCGAGAACTTGCCCTGAAAAGAGGCAAGAATGA
- the LOC108198366 gene encoding uncharacterized protein LOC108198366 isoform X3, protein MIQKGYITDGVVQKPNINYIELQICRIKGTEVLTGQPELQDLPKMENTKTCSYGATTLGPSENVTGLDFDWNTLPKDSHNGKEWKNSILNNHQTNLGTNADDTTHTQIPFGINLESGQKFQNDAQKRKSSAVGKEKEETSKLGEDKTKLFHQYTSDDKGKMIMNKHSLLESLFDSYHCIQQTLMSHIMSAKAEDEKDEVVDDLRYAFIELNNDANDIMLK, encoded by the exons atgatccagaaaggTTACATAACTGATGGTGTGGTTCAGAAGccaaacataaattatatagAACTGCAAATTTGTAGGATAAAG GGTACTGAAGTCTTAACTGGACAACCAGAACTTCAGGATCTTCCTAAGATGGAAAACACAAAGACA TGCAGTTATGGAGCAACAACGTTGGGACCGTCAGAAAATGTAACTGGATTGGATTTCGATTGGAATACGCTTCCAAAG GATTCACATAATGGAAAGGAATGGAAGAACTCTATACTGAACAATCACCAG ACAAATCTTGGAACTAATGCAGACGATACGACGCATACCCAAATACCATTTGGTATTAATTTGGAATCGGGACAAAAG TTTCAGAATGATGCGCAGAAAAGGAAAAGTTCTGCTGTTGGCAAAGAGAAG GAGGAAACCTCAAAGCTGGGGGAGGACAAAACAAAACTTTTTCACCAGTACACCTCCGATGACAAGGGAAAGATGATTATG AATAAACATTCCCTCCTTGAATCTCTTTTTGATTCATACCATTGCATTCAACAAACTTTGATGTCTCATATCATGTCTGCAAAGGCTGAAGACGAAAAAGATGAGGTGGTTGATGATTTAAGATATGCTTTCATTGAACTGAATAACGATGCTAATGACATAATGTTGAAGTGA
- the LOC108198366 gene encoding uncharacterized protein LOC108198366 isoform X1 translates to MNNLTISEHHCWIFSARLSNYGLPMTAAPCEGDTDSDLIKLIHFTNNDCTFGLTTSDRGGHKQFEIASKSTKPITGPKNKKRKFNDHEVTKSNVGETITEEIVDHKISMKLNPSLFCEMIQDLTIPQKEWVKNSGFGSILNFKLQDYPRYLGYSIAKQFDPEKCSIVVGDKTLEITEDDVHRVLGLPMGETKIAFVSSKSLSKEWRKQFGDQKKSFRVAVKDVICAMKESGCVDIHFKKNFISVMICFLIQAPTNSYIRQKLLGFCCELDKCSNYNWCELVVRCLKKCPKFWLKNTDT, encoded by the exons ATGAACAATTTAACGATTTCAGAACATCACTGTTGGATATTTTCAGCAAGATTAT CCAACTATGGATTGCCAATGACTGCTGCACCATGTGAAGGAGATACTGATTCAGATTTGATCAAACTGATACATTTCACAAACAATGACT GCACCTTTGGTTTAACAACTAGTGACCGTGGAGGACATAAGCAGTTTGAGATAGCTTCAAAATCCACTAAACCGATAACT GGTCCTAAGaataaaaaaagaaagtttAATGATCATGAGGTTACTAAATCTAATGTTGGGGAAACGATAACTGAGGAAATCGTAGACCACAAGATTTCCATGAAATTAAATCCTTCGCTGTTCTGTGAAATGATCCAGGACTTAACCATTCCACAAAAAGAATGGGTTAAAAATTCTGGTTTTGGTagcattttaaatttcaaacttcAAGACTATCCAAGGTATCTTGGATATAGTATAGCGAAACAATTTGATCCTGAGAAATGTTCTATAGTGGTTGGTGATAAGACTTTAGAAATAACAGAGGACGATGTTCATCGTGTTCTTGGACTGCCAATGGGCGAGACCAAAATAGCTTTTGTTAGTAGCAAATCTTTGTCAAAGGAATGGAGAAAGCAATTTGGTGATCAGAAAAAATCTTTCAGGGTAGCCGTGAAAGATGTCATCTGTGCAATGAAGGAATCTGGATGTGTAGACATACATTTCAAAAAGAACTTTATTTCCGTTATGATTTGTTTTCTAATCCAAGCACCAACAAACTCTTACATTCGTCAGAAATTGCTAGGATTCTGTTGTGAATTGGATAAATGTTCAAATTATAACTGGTGTGAATTAGTTGTTCGCTGTTTGAAGAAGTGCCCAAAATTTTGGCTGAAGAACACAGATACGTGA
- the LOC108198366 gene encoding uncharacterized protein LOC108198366 isoform X5, which produces MIQKGYITDGVVQKPNINYIELQICRIKGTEVLTGQPELQDLPKMENTKTCSYGATTLGPSENVTGLDFDWNTLPKDSHNGKEWKNSILNNHQTNLGTNADDTTHTQIPFGINLESGQKKRKSSAVGKEKEETSKLGEDKTKLFHQYTSDDKGKMIMNKHSLLESLFDSYHCIQQTLMSHIMSAKAEDEKDEVVDDLRYAFIELNNDANDIMLK; this is translated from the exons atgatccagaaaggTTACATAACTGATGGTGTGGTTCAGAAGccaaacataaattatatagAACTGCAAATTTGTAGGATAAAG GGTACTGAAGTCTTAACTGGACAACCAGAACTTCAGGATCTTCCTAAGATGGAAAACACAAAGACA TGCAGTTATGGAGCAACAACGTTGGGACCGTCAGAAAATGTAACTGGATTGGATTTCGATTGGAATACGCTTCCAAAG GATTCACATAATGGAAAGGAATGGAAGAACTCTATACTGAACAATCACCAG ACAAATCTTGGAACTAATGCAGACGATACGACGCATACCCAAATACCATTTGGTATTAATTTGGAATCGGGACAAAAG AAAAGGAAAAGTTCTGCTGTTGGCAAAGAGAAG GAGGAAACCTCAAAGCTGGGGGAGGACAAAACAAAACTTTTTCACCAGTACACCTCCGATGACAAGGGAAAGATGATTATG AATAAACATTCCCTCCTTGAATCTCTTTTTGATTCATACCATTGCATTCAACAAACTTTGATGTCTCATATCATGTCTGCAAAGGCTGAAGACGAAAAAGATGAGGTGGTTGATGATTTAAGATATGCTTTCATTGAACTGAATAACGATGCTAATGACATAATGTTGAAGTGA
- the LOC108220685 gene encoding uncharacterized protein LOC108220685, producing MPLSSWEDFLISEEDIPTNTHEPEGSKFTGGEVYSDEEVNSDKELSCHSQNDLNSSDGGSDFLDTGSMFDDDEIVFDTIELLSSESETEVGEHEILQVKKRKVITNDERQAIYAALLEKSVNGKLKKKSTRIVAEKFSVPLRTVQRIWKRTKENVGDGMTSVLHRKTKNCGRKRIQIDMERFRNLPLQQRTTVRASASGMNISPSLFYNNYKKYGKIRRHTNAIKPQLTDENKKARLQFCLSMLKEDSLPHDPTFNDMFNLIHIDEKWFNMSRKNETYYLLPDEEDPYRTCKSKNFVGKVMFLAAIARPRFDAEGKVTFSGKIGIFPFVTKEPAKRSSVNRAAGTLETKAMTSVTRDKVRSILINDVMPAIIKKWPREDANLPIIIQQDNARTHIDPNDREFCEAVRKTGFDIRINCQPPNSPDLNVLDLGFFRAIQSLKYKDASKNIEELTAGVERAFESFSSKMFNRIFLTLQSCMECIMKVRGSNNYKIPHMRKGALERRGELSCQLKCDA from the exons ATGCCATTGAGTTCATGGGAAGATTTCTTGATAAGTGAAGAAGATATTCCAACAAACACCCACGAGCCAGAAGGATCTAAATTTACAG GGGGAGAGGTTTATTCAGATGAAGAGGTTAATTCAGATAAAGAACTTTCCTGTCATTCTCAAAATGATTTAAACAGTTCTGATG GTGGGAGTGATTTCTTGGATACAGGATCCATGTTTGATGACGACGAAATTGTATTTGATACAATTGAACTTTTATCTTCAGAGA GTGAAACAGAAGTTGGTGAGCATGAAATATTACAAgtgaaaaaaagaaaagtaaTCACAAATGATGAAAGACAAGCCATTTATGCAGCTTTGTTAGAGAAAAGTGTGAATGGAAAACTTAAAAAGAAATCTACAAGAATTGTTGCAGAAAAGTTCTCTGTGCCATTACGTACCGTTCAAAGAATTTGGAAGAGGACAAAAGAGAATGTAGGTGATGGGATGACCAGTGTGTTACACAGGAAGACAAAAAATTGTGGTCGCAAAAGAATACAGATTGATATGGAGcgatttagaaacttaccactccAACAAAGAACAACAGTACGTGCTTCAGCAAGTGGTATGAACATTAGTCCATCTCTCTTttataacaattataaaaagtatGGTAAAATTAGAAGACATACTAATGCAATCAAACCTCAGTTAACTGATGAGAACAAAAAGGCTAGATTACAGTTTTGTTTATCGATGCTCAAAGAAGACAGTTTGCCACATGATCCTACATTTAACGACATGTTTAATCTTATTCACATCGATGAAAAATGGTTCAACATGTCCAGAAAAAATGAGACATATTATCTTTTACCCGATGAGGAGGATCCCTACCGGACATGCAAGAGCAAAAACTTTGTGGGAAAAGTGATGTTTTTAGCCGCTATAGCTAGGCCGCGATTTGATGCAGAAGGTAAAGTTACATTTTCTGGAAAAATTGGCATATTCCCATTTGTTACTAAAGAGCCGGCAAAAAGAAGTAGCGTCAACCGAGCTGCAGGGACACTTGAGACAAAAGCTATGACTTCTGTAACAAGAGATAAAGTACGATCTATTCTTATTAATGATGTGATGCCGGCTATAATAAAGAAGTGGCCAAGAGAAGATGCAAATCTTCCCATCATTATTCAACAAGACAACGCAAGAACACATATCGATCCAAATGACAGAGAGTTTTGTGAAGCAGTAAGGAAAACTGGTTTTGACATAAGAATAAATTGTCAACCACCAAATTCTCCTGACCTAAATGTGCTAGATCTTGGTTTTTTTAGAGCGATTCAATCTTTGAAGTACAAGGATGCCAGTAAAAATATTGAAGAGTTAACAGCGGGAGTAGAAAGAGCTTTTGAATCATTTTCAAGTAAAATGTtcaatagaatttttttaactCTGCAGTCATGTATGGAGTGTATAATGAAGGTGAGAGGGagcaataattataaaattcccCACATGAGAAAAGGTGCTTTGGAGAGAAGAGGAGAGCTGTCATGTCAACTAAAATGTGATGCATAG